A genomic window from Lactobacillus sp. ESL0677 includes:
- a CDS encoding LacI family DNA-binding transcriptional regulator → MTTIKEIAKLSGCSVSTVSRVINHHPYVSVEKRQRIQAVIQETSYHPNRIAQDLNKKKTHNLGVIVPYLDEPYFEKVTAGICRAAVKHNYKISILPTYYNRKIEMNYFEEFASKLYDGLIVTSKANKISDILPYIKYGSVIFCKKIAFNNISCIYINRSQAFKDLFTYFTQKEINHIGLTSAQNKDKSSSTKLLFYIAKQYFPTFRLNRLVENCATYQDGINAGKYFMNFPQIDGIFANGDEIAAGIIQAYQEKGLQPPLVIGQDNTLVSKIMNFSSIDTYPEKYGEEIFQHFIEKKTEHVSIDATFIKR, encoded by the coding sequence ATGACAACCATTAAAGAAATTGCTAAACTATCCGGATGTTCTGTTTCAACAGTATCACGGGTAATCAACCATCATCCTTATGTCTCTGTAGAAAAGCGACAACGAATCCAAGCAGTCATTCAAGAAACTTCTTACCATCCTAATCGAATAGCCCAAGACTTAAATAAGAAAAAGACTCATAATTTAGGCGTAATTGTTCCCTATCTTGATGAGCCTTATTTTGAAAAAGTGACGGCTGGGATTTGTCGCGCTGCTGTCAAACATAATTACAAAATATCTATCTTGCCAACTTACTACAATCGTAAAATCGAGATGAATTATTTTGAAGAGTTTGCTTCCAAATTATATGATGGCCTGATTGTCACTTCTAAAGCTAATAAAATAAGCGACATTTTGCCTTACATTAAATATGGCTCCGTGATTTTTTGCAAAAAAATTGCTTTTAATAATATTTCTTGTATCTACATTAATCGCAGTCAGGCTTTTAAAGACCTGTTCACATATTTTACCCAAAAAGAGATTAACCATATTGGTCTGACGAGCGCGCAAAATAAGGACAAAAGCAGCAGCACAAAACTATTATTTTACATTGCCAAACAATATTTTCCTACCTTTAGACTGAACCGTCTTGTTGAAAATTGTGCGACCTACCAAGATGGTATTAATGCAGGAAAATATTTTATGAACTTTCCGCAAATTGACGGCATCTTCGCCAATGGAGATGAAATCGCCGCTGGAATCATTCAGGCTTATCAAGAAAAAGGACTTCAGCCACCATTAGTCATCGGTCAGGACAATACCCTGGTCAGTAAAATTATGAATTTTTCTTCAATCGATACTTATCCAGAAAAATATGGCGAGGAAATATTTCAGCACTTTATTGAGAAAAAGACGGAGCATGTTAGCATTGATGCCACATTCATTAAACGATAA
- a CDS encoding AEC family transporter — protein sequence MQVFLTSVSSVVVIILIMALGFLLKQFNWIDDKFGSEISSIITKIALPASIFTAVMKNLSRGSLLQLSTELLFPALGVIIGYIIAWLCVKVFKIRPGRRGIFMNAVVNANTIFIGMPLNMALFGDQAMSYFLVYYIINTVSTWAFGVFLIQNDDPTAKGKQTSHKINWKKLLPMPLVGFIVALVWMLLGIPVPTFLNSTLTYVGNLVTPLSLVYIGIVLHDAGIKNVKFDRDSILALIGRFILSPIVLIILIKIGMNAGFNLPSLMRQTLVVQSATPMLAVLPILANESHGDVKYATNIVVESTILFIIVVPILMTILQFI from the coding sequence ATGCAAGTCTTTTTGACATCTGTATCAAGCGTTGTCGTGATTATCTTAATCATGGCTCTCGGCTTTTTACTAAAACAATTTAATTGGATTGACGATAAATTTGGTAGTGAAATTTCTAGTATTATTACTAAAATCGCCCTGCCAGCTTCGATTTTTACAGCCGTTATGAAAAACCTTAGCCGTGGTAGCCTGCTGCAATTATCAACCGAATTATTGTTCCCAGCATTGGGCGTAATTATCGGCTACATCATTGCTTGGCTCTGCGTCAAAGTCTTCAAAATCCGTCCTGGCCGCCGCGGCATTTTTATGAACGCCGTGGTTAATGCCAATACAATTTTCATCGGAATGCCGTTAAACATGGCACTTTTCGGTGATCAAGCCATGTCTTACTTCTTGGTATATTACATTATCAACACCGTTTCCACTTGGGCCTTTGGCGTTTTCTTAATTCAAAACGACGACCCAACTGCTAAGGGTAAACAGACTAGCCACAAAATTAATTGGAAAAAACTTTTACCAATGCCACTTGTTGGTTTTATTGTTGCTCTAGTCTGGATGTTATTAGGGATTCCTGTACCTACCTTCTTAAACTCTACATTAACTTACGTTGGGAACTTAGTAACACCACTTTCACTTGTTTATATCGGGATTGTCCTGCATGACGCCGGGATTAAGAACGTCAAGTTCGATCGTGATTCAATCTTGGCCTTGATTGGTCGGTTCATTCTTTCACCAATCGTTTTAATTATTTTAATTAAAATTGGAATGAATGCTGGCTTCAACCTGCCAAGCTTGATGCGGCAAACCCTAGTTGTGCAATCAGCAACGCCAATGTTAGCTGTTTTACCAATTTTAGCTAACGAATCACACGGCGATGTTAAATACGCAACCAACATTGTTGTCGAAAGTACAATTCTCTTCATTATTGTAGTGCCAATTTTGATGACGATTTTACAATTTATCTAA
- a CDS encoding type II toxin-antitoxin system HicB family antitoxin, producing MSDKQSDLLYYPIVLHHEDEGGYSVEVYDNRHDYTQGEDVEECMYMARDLIQCVYSCHFDKNTAGMTLEDVSPDGTKFEDIKVKDKDIKLMVVMSLKELKEDNDYYKQIKKSDLINE from the coding sequence ATGAGTGATAAACAATCTGATTTACTATACTATCCAATCGTTTTACATCACGAAGATGAAGGTGGATATAGCGTAGAAGTCTATGACAATCGCCATGATTATACACAAGGAGAAGATGTTGAGGAATGCATGTATATGGCACGCGATCTAATTCAATGTGTCTATTCTTGTCATTTTGATAAAAATACAGCTGGTATGACATTAGAAGATGTATCACCTGATGGCACCAAGTTTGAAGACATCAAAGTTAAAGATAAAGATATAAAGTTAATGGTTGTCATGTCGCTTAAAGAATTGAAGGAAGATAATGACTACTACAAGCAAATAAAGAAAAGTGACTTAATAAATGAGTAA
- a CDS encoding GMP reductase: protein MSNYFSMEAFDYDDIQLVPNKGIIKSRHDADTSVKFGSRTFKIPVVPANMESVINEDLAVWLAKNGYYYVMHRFQPEKRLDFIKMMHEQGLFASISVGIKDSEYAFIDLLVKENIIPEYITIDVAHGHSVYVIKMIKYIKDKMPDTFLTAGNIATPEAVRELEGAGADATKVGVGPGRACITKLKTGFGTGGWQLAALRMCSKVASKPIIADGGIRHNGDIAKSVRFGATMVMIGSMLAGHQESPGNVIKIDGKTYKQYWGSASEVQKGAYRNVEGKQMLVPFRGSIANTLTEMQEDLQSAISYAGGKKLSSIKLVDYVIVKNTILNGDK, encoded by the coding sequence ATGAGTAACTACTTTAGTATGGAAGCCTTTGACTACGATGACATTCAGCTTGTACCTAACAAAGGAATTATTAAAAGCCGCCATGACGCTGATACTAGCGTTAAGTTTGGAAGCCGAACATTTAAAATACCAGTCGTTCCTGCTAACATGGAAAGTGTAATTAACGAAGATTTAGCCGTTTGGCTTGCTAAAAATGGCTACTACTATGTCATGCACCGCTTTCAACCTGAGAAGCGACTTGACTTCATCAAAATGATGCATGAACAAGGACTTTTTGCCTCAATTTCTGTTGGTATTAAAGATAGTGAGTACGCTTTTATTGATTTACTCGTTAAAGAAAATATCATCCCCGAATACATTACAATTGATGTCGCTCACGGCCACTCCGTGTACGTCATTAAGATGATTAAGTACATTAAAGATAAAATGCCAGATACATTTTTAACAGCCGGTAACATCGCCACTCCTGAAGCTGTTCGTGAATTGGAAGGTGCTGGTGCTGATGCGACAAAAGTTGGCGTCGGTCCCGGCCGTGCCTGCATCACTAAACTCAAGACTGGTTTTGGTACTGGTGGCTGGCAGCTAGCTGCTCTTAGAATGTGTAGCAAGGTTGCAAGTAAACCAATCATCGCTGACGGCGGTATTCGCCACAATGGTGATATTGCCAAGTCTGTCCGCTTTGGTGCAACTATGGTAATGATTGGCTCAATGCTGGCTGGTCACCAAGAGTCTCCAGGTAATGTGATTAAAATTGATGGCAAGACTTACAAGCAATATTGGGGTTCTGCTTCGGAAGTTCAAAAAGGCGCCTACCGCAACGTTGAAGGTAAACAAATGCTGGTCCCATTCCGCGGTTCAATCGCTAACACGTTAACCGAAATGCAGGAAGACTTACAATCCGCCATTTCTTATGCCGGTGGTAAAAAGCTTAGCTCCATTAAGCTGGTTGATTACGTAATCGTTAAAAATACCATCTTAAACGGCGACAAATAG
- the thiM gene encoding hydroxyethylthiazole kinase, producing the protein MQLELLDKLRKQNPVVLNAANFVTVQDVANGLNAIGASPIMSNEIDETSEMVNMASAVAINMGSLTKLQIAHMKEMGDLAREYKKPIVLDPVAVGAVQYRLNVAQDLLWNFHVGVIRGNAGEIAALGEFAWNAKGIDAGSGTGNLDEITMEVAKKYHCTVIASGATDTISDGNNVVHIHNGTPLFQAHVGSGDMLTSIVAAFCAVTDSRFEAAQAATLVFGSIGQLVVQDHPDVGPGSFGMYLMDYLAKVQVADIKKIADYD; encoded by the coding sequence ATGCAGTTAGAATTATTAGATAAATTGCGCAAACAGAACCCCGTTGTTCTTAATGCCGCTAACTTCGTTACCGTTCAAGATGTCGCCAATGGATTGAATGCGATTGGTGCTTCGCCCATTATGAGTAACGAAATTGATGAAACCAGCGAAATGGTCAACATGGCCTCGGCCGTAGCGATTAACATGGGTAGTTTAACTAAATTACAGATTGCGCACATGAAGGAAATGGGCGATTTAGCTCGAGAATACAAAAAGCCAATCGTACTAGATCCTGTTGCTGTTGGCGCTGTCCAATATCGACTTAATGTTGCCCAAGACTTATTATGGAACTTCCATGTGGGTGTGATTCGTGGTAATGCGGGAGAAATCGCCGCTTTAGGTGAATTTGCATGGAATGCTAAGGGGATTGATGCTGGATCAGGCACTGGTAACCTTGACGAAATCACCATGGAAGTAGCTAAAAAGTATCATTGTACTGTTATTGCTAGTGGTGCAACTGATACAATTAGTGATGGCAATAATGTAGTTCACATTCATAATGGTACCCCACTATTTCAAGCTCATGTCGGGTCCGGCGACATGTTAACCAGCATTGTCGCTGCCTTCTGTGCAGTAACCGATAGTCGTTTCGAGGCAGCCCAAGCTGCAACGCTTGTTTTTGGCTCAATCGGACAATTGGTCGTCCAAGATCATCCCGATGTTGGCCCCGGCAGTTTTGGGATGTACCTCATGGACTACTTAGCTAAAGTACAAGTTGCTGATATTAAAAAGATTGCTGATTATGATTAA
- the purB gene encoding adenylosuccinate lyase has protein sequence MLERYTRPEMGKIWTDENKYAAWLKVEIAATNAWSELGEVPAADAAKIAKNASFTAQRVAELEQVTHHDVVAFTRTVSESLGPEKKWVHFGLTSTDVVDTAQGYILKQADAIIRQDLLALKETIAAKALKYKDTVEMGRTHGVQAEPTTFGLKLARWYAEINRDIDRFEHAAKGVESGKISGAVGTFANVPPAVEASVMKQLGLTRQPITSQILPRDLHAEYIATLALIATSIENWATEIRGLQRSEIHEVEEHFRAGQKGSSAMPHKRNPIGSENLCGMARVLRGNIVTAYEDVTLWHERDISHSSAERVILPDTTIGIDYMLDRFNRILTNLDVFPETMLKNMDKTYGLIYSQRLLLKLIDEAGLSREAAYDMVQKLTTKSWQDGISFRKLVEDSQIMNYLSETDVADAFDYHYHLRHVDEIFHQVGLE, from the coding sequence ATGCTTGAGCGCTACACACGCCCAGAAATGGGTAAAATTTGGACAGATGAAAATAAATATGCGGCATGGTTAAAGGTCGAGATTGCGGCAACCAATGCTTGGAGTGAACTAGGTGAGGTTCCGGCAGCTGATGCAGCCAAAATTGCTAAAAATGCTAGTTTTACTGCGCAGCGTGTTGCAGAACTTGAGCAGGTAACGCATCATGATGTAGTAGCCTTTACCAGAACTGTTTCGGAGAGCCTTGGCCCAGAAAAAAAGTGGGTTCACTTTGGTTTGACCTCAACCGATGTGGTTGATACGGCTCAAGGCTATATCTTGAAGCAGGCTGATGCAATTATTCGGCAAGATTTGCTCGCACTAAAAGAAACGATTGCAGCAAAAGCTCTTAAATATAAGGATACCGTTGAAATGGGCCGGACACATGGCGTCCAAGCAGAGCCAACTACTTTTGGCTTGAAGCTTGCTCGTTGGTATGCCGAAATTAATCGGGACATTGACCGTTTTGAACATGCGGCTAAGGGTGTTGAATCCGGGAAGATTTCTGGTGCTGTTGGTACTTTTGCCAACGTGCCGCCAGCTGTTGAAGCTAGCGTAATGAAGCAATTGGGTTTAACGCGGCAACCAATTACCAGTCAAATTTTGCCCCGTGACTTGCATGCCGAATATATTGCTACTTTGGCATTGATTGCCACAAGTATTGAAAACTGGGCAACGGAAATCCGTGGTTTACAACGTTCGGAAATTCATGAAGTTGAAGAACATTTTCGCGCTGGTCAAAAGGGTTCATCGGCGATGCCACACAAGCGTAACCCGATTGGTTCAGAGAACTTATGTGGCATGGCGCGGGTGCTGCGTGGCAATATTGTGACGGCTTACGAAGATGTAACTTTATGGCATGAACGGGACATTTCGCATTCAAGTGCTGAGCGGGTAATTTTACCTGATACCACGATTGGGATTGATTACATGCTTGACCGCTTTAACCGGATTTTGACTAACCTAGATGTTTTCCCAGAAACAATGCTTAAGAACATGGACAAGACCTATGGTCTGATTTATTCACAGCGTCTATTGCTGAAGCTGATTGATGAGGCAGGTTTATCTCGTGAAGCAGCTTATGATATGGTGCAAAAGTTAACGACTAAATCATGGCAGGATGGTATTTCATTTAGAAAGCTAGTTGAAGATAGCCAAATTATGAATTACTTGTCCGAGACTGATGTGGCTGATGCCTTTGATTACCATTATCATTTGCGTCATGTTGATGAAATCTTTCATCAAGTAGGACTTGAATAA
- a CDS encoding LytTR family DNA-binding domain-containing protein: MKVKIDLDPDVTEPVVTIKAKELSPEIERIYRQLQEVSQRPDQLECYKDDVSYYLDLNDILFFETEDRQVVAHTGRDSFSVNYKLYELENLLSSQFMRVSKSTILNLQQVYSLTRSITNCQVHFHDTYKTVYVSRHYYHSLSDRLNERRPL; this comes from the coding sequence ATGAAAGTAAAAATTGACCTTGACCCTGATGTGACTGAACCAGTAGTAACAATTAAAGCAAAAGAATTGTCGCCAGAAATTGAGCGGATCTATCGGCAGCTGCAGGAAGTCAGTCAGAGACCCGACCAGCTTGAATGTTATAAAGATGACGTTTCATATTATTTGGATTTAAACGACATTTTGTTCTTTGAAACAGAAGATCGGCAAGTGGTTGCACATACGGGACGTGATTCGTTTAGTGTTAATTATAAATTATACGAACTAGAGAACTTATTGAGCAGTCAGTTTATGCGCGTTTCCAAATCCACGATTTTGAATTTGCAGCAAGTGTATTCATTGACTAGGTCAATTACTAATTGCCAGGTACACTTTCATGATACTTATAAAACTGTCTATGTTTCACGCCACTATTACCACAGCTTGAGTGATCGATTAAACGAGAGAAGGCCATTATAA
- the thiD gene encoding bifunctional hydroxymethylpyrimidine kinase/phosphomethylpyrimidine kinase: MAEEINSFPQVLTIAGTDSGGGAGIMADLKTFQMQGVFGTAVVVAVTAQNTLGVQASHLLPLEMIDKQCASLAADFKIRATKTGMLGDAAHVHQVALNLQKYDFGPVTVDPVMVAKGGAHLLSEDAITTVKKELFPLANLVTPNLPEAQVLTGMTVTSQQQYPDLAHSLQEMGVKNVLIKGGHSTTEEVRDFALLEDGSSFWVSSPRTHTKRTHGTGDTLAAAITAQLALGHDLAAAVKLAKKYVTKTIEQTIQVGHGHGPLNHWAK, from the coding sequence ATGGCAGAAGAAATTAATTCATTCCCTCAAGTTCTGACAATTGCTGGCACAGATTCTGGCGGTGGTGCTGGCATTATGGCAGACCTCAAGACCTTTCAAATGCAAGGCGTCTTTGGCACTGCGGTTGTGGTCGCCGTTACTGCCCAAAACACATTAGGTGTCCAGGCATCGCACTTACTGCCACTTGAGATGATTGATAAGCAGTGTGCATCTTTAGCTGCTGATTTTAAAATTCGGGCAACCAAAACCGGCATGCTTGGTGATGCTGCCCACGTCCACCAAGTGGCACTTAACTTGCAAAAATATGACTTCGGTCCAGTTACCGTTGACCCTGTCATGGTGGCTAAAGGTGGTGCCCACCTGCTAAGTGAAGATGCAATTACAACCGTAAAGAAGGAGTTATTTCCATTAGCCAACTTAGTAACTCCTAACTTGCCAGAAGCGCAGGTGTTAACGGGCATGACTGTTACTTCACAGCAGCAATATCCCGACCTTGCCCACTCGCTGCAAGAGATGGGCGTTAAAAACGTGCTAATCAAGGGCGGACACTCCACTACTGAAGAAGTTCGCGACTTTGCCCTTCTCGAAGACGGCTCCAGCTTCTGGGTTAGCAGTCCGCGGACACATACTAAGCGCACACATGGTACCGGCGATACCTTAGCTGCCGCAATTACTGCCCAGCTGGCCCTGGGACATGACTTAGCCGCTGCTGTTAAACTCGCTAAAAAATACGTTACGAAGACAATTGAACAAACAATCCAGGTGGGTCATGGTCACGGACCACTCAACCACTGGGCAAAATAG
- a CDS encoding adenylosuccinate synthase, whose amino-acid sequence MTAVAVVGSQWGDEGKGKITDFLSKDAAYAVRSNGGNNAGHTIEIDGKTFKMRLIPSGIFAADKAAVIGNGVVINPEVLLGELENLEKNGIDTSKLRISNRAHIIMPYNIKQDEYQEEAKGANKIGTTKNGIGPTYMDKASRIGIRVCDLLEKDTFEEKLRANLAEKNALFTNVYGKPALKFEDIFDKYYEYGQKIKKYVTDTSVLVNDALDNQEKVLFEGAQGVMLDIDEGTYPFVTSSNTISGGIASGIGMGANRLHTVIGVCKAYTTRVGAGPFPTELLDATGDRIRDTAHEYGTVTGRPRRVGWFDSVALRHAKRVAGINALSLNLLDIFSGFDTVKIATAYELDGKKIDYYPASLKELYRCKPVYEELPAWQENITKAKTWSDLPENAQKFLKRVEEIVGIPLVTVSVGPDREQTIVLQNPWEM is encoded by the coding sequence ATGACAGCAGTTGCAGTTGTTGGTAGTCAATGGGGCGACGAAGGTAAGGGTAAAATTACTGATTTTTTGAGTAAGGATGCGGCGTATGCAGTCCGCTCAAATGGTGGTAACAATGCCGGTCACACGATTGAAATTGACGGTAAAACATTCAAGATGCGGTTAATTCCTTCTGGGATTTTTGCGGCAGATAAGGCTGCTGTAATCGGCAACGGGGTTGTGATTAATCCCGAGGTTTTACTAGGTGAATTGGAAAATCTGGAAAAGAACGGAATTGATACCAGTAAATTACGAATTTCCAATCGGGCACACATCATTATGCCGTACAACATCAAGCAGGATGAATACCAAGAGGAAGCCAAGGGAGCTAATAAGATTGGTACTACCAAGAATGGTATTGGGCCAACTTACATGGATAAGGCTTCTAGAATTGGCATTCGTGTTTGTGATTTACTAGAAAAAGATACATTTGAAGAAAAACTGCGTGCTAATTTAGCAGAAAAGAATGCTTTGTTCACCAATGTTTATGGTAAGCCAGCACTTAAGTTTGAAGACATTTTTGATAAATATTACGAATATGGCCAAAAGATTAAGAAGTACGTTACGGATACGTCAGTCTTGGTTAACGATGCACTTGATAATCAAGAAAAGGTACTTTTTGAAGGTGCTCAGGGTGTAATGCTCGATATTGATGAGGGAACTTATCCATTTGTTACATCGTCTAATACAATTTCTGGCGGGATTGCCAGTGGTATTGGGATGGGCGCCAACCGTTTACATACGGTTATCGGTGTCTGCAAGGCTTATACTACCCGGGTTGGTGCTGGCCCATTCCCAACAGAATTGCTTGATGCAACTGGTGACCGCATTCGCGATACTGCCCATGAATACGGGACAGTTACCGGTCGTCCGCGTCGTGTTGGCTGGTTTGACTCTGTTGCTTTGCGTCACGCTAAGCGGGTTGCTGGAATTAATGCTTTGAGCTTGAACTTGCTTGATATTTTTAGTGGCTTTGACACCGTTAAGATTGCAACTGCTTATGAATTAGATGGCAAGAAGATTGACTACTATCCAGCTAGTCTGAAGGAACTTTACCGCTGCAAGCCAGTCTATGAAGAATTACCAGCTTGGCAAGAAAATATTACTAAGGCCAAGACTTGGTCAGATTTACCAGAAAATGCCCAAAAATTCTTAAAGCGGGTTGAAGAAATTGTCGGCATTCCGTTAGTTACAGTTTCTGTTGGTCCTGATCGTGAGCAAACCATTGTTTTGCAAAATCCGTGGGAAATGTAA
- a CDS encoding ElyC/SanA/YdcF family protein — protein MNKEDQIAKLLARAKNYYLYGNLTEKNEKTFFKGVSINGDQDALEAIFKELIQFDPTNFDYQQDLAATLITDNQIEQAVELLQNILQKAPNNYDALMSYYVYSGIVKDDFSASLLKRLIALDSKRTAMFMQDFANLEKIRQTKIATEINSYEDGHLFILLGYDLRKDGSIPPILHQRLSLALQLLIKNPRSSVIVTGGIPENGHTEAYLMKKWLVNHGVAPERIFTESKSINTIENAEFSLRCAHQIAFSKKITLISSVSHLRRVQILFMIASKKINGAEQIMDIVGTPDVPELINHSSREEQIAMYRDVLRIDDIWLYPNLVR, from the coding sequence ATGAATAAGGAAGACCAGATAGCTAAGCTACTTGCAAGAGCCAAAAACTATTATTTGTACGGCAATTTGACAGAGAAAAATGAGAAAACTTTCTTTAAAGGAGTCAGTATTAATGGCGACCAAGATGCTTTAGAAGCAATTTTTAAAGAATTAATCCAATTTGATCCAACTAATTTTGATTATCAACAAGACCTTGCGGCAACTTTAATTACTGATAATCAGATTGAACAAGCGGTAGAATTATTGCAAAATATTTTGCAGAAGGCACCAAATAATTACGATGCGCTAATGTCATATTATGTCTATTCAGGAATAGTTAAAGATGACTTTTCTGCTAGTCTTCTTAAGCGATTAATAGCTTTGGATAGCAAGCGTACAGCAATGTTTATGCAAGATTTTGCTAATTTAGAAAAAATCCGGCAAACCAAGATAGCTACAGAAATTAACAGCTATGAAGATGGGCACTTGTTTATCTTGCTTGGCTATGATTTGCGAAAAGACGGCAGTATTCCCCCAATATTGCACCAACGTTTGAGTTTAGCATTGCAATTATTAATCAAGAATCCACGTTCTTCTGTTATTGTTACAGGTGGTATTCCCGAAAATGGGCATACAGAAGCCTATCTAATGAAAAAGTGGTTAGTTAATCATGGTGTAGCTCCCGAGCGCATTTTTACAGAAAGTAAATCAATTAATACGATTGAAAATGCTGAATTTTCATTGCGTTGTGCTCATCAGATTGCTTTTAGTAAAAAGATAACCTTGATTAGTTCGGTTAGTCATCTTCGCAGAGTTCAAATCTTGTTTATGATTGCTAGCAAAAAAATTAATGGGGCAGAGCAGATAATGGATATCGTTGGTACTCCAGATGTGCCTGAACTAATAAATCATTCCAGCAGAGAAGAACAGATAGCGATGTATCGCGATGTGCTGCGGATAGATGATATATGGTTGTACCCGAATTTAGTAAGATAG
- a CDS encoding helix-turn-helix transcriptional regulator — protein sequence MPNLVKKLRLEHKLTQEELADKVGVTQRTIISVEKGKYKPSLLLAYKLACFFGISIEELFCLKEYLEN from the coding sequence ATGCCGAATTTAGTGAAAAAATTGCGACTAGAGCATAAATTAACTCAGGAAGAACTGGCTGACAAAGTTGGGGTTACACAACGAACAATTATTTCTGTAGAAAAGGGTAAGTACAAGCCATCGCTATTACTAGCATATAAGTTGGCGTGCTTTTTTGGCATAAGTATTGAAGAGTTATTTTGTTTAAAAGAATATTTGGAGAACTAA
- a CDS encoding LiaF domain-containing protein has protein sequence MKKQKIRELFWGIALLGAAIFLIMNQLNLFSFRLNFWTIFWTIIFGACLIEGLTNRSIGGTIFSIALLLIVYAQPLKITKIVPWTVLLAACLITGGLHMIFPHKRHHTHVYINGHNVNGGWSKFGTEKSFHADHVFDSSSQDVDEQDIVVNQKLSDVSRYVRSQSLRSVTINSLMGDAKVYLDAAKPATDTIIVDINSSMSDVSLYIPLSWQVDDQMSSIFGDVEINGSSNGGGPTLVLTGNSKFGDVEINYV, from the coding sequence ATGAAAAAGCAAAAGATTAGAGAACTGTTTTGGGGAATAGCATTACTTGGAGCAGCAATCTTTTTAATCATGAATCAGTTAAATTTGTTTTCGTTTCGGCTAAATTTTTGGACGATTTTTTGGACAATTATTTTTGGTGCGTGCTTGATTGAAGGCCTGACTAATCGCAGTATTGGTGGCACGATTTTTTCAATTGCCTTGTTGTTAATTGTGTATGCCCAGCCGCTAAAAATCACTAAGATTGTCCCGTGGACTGTCTTACTTGCGGCATGTTTAATCACTGGTGGCCTGCACATGATTTTTCCACACAAACGGCACCATACGCATGTGTATATTAACGGGCATAATGTCAATGGTGGTTGGTCAAAGTTTGGCACAGAAAAGTCATTTCACGCCGATCATGTTTTTGACAGTAGCAGTCAGGATGTAGATGAGCAAGACATTGTGGTTAATCAAAAGCTGTCTGATGTTTCGCGGTATGTTCGCTCGCAGAGTTTGCGCAGTGTTACGATCAATTCGTTAATGGGGGATGCCAAGGTCTATCTTGATGCGGCTAAACCGGCAACTGATACGATAATTGTGGATATTAATTCATCAATGAGTGATGTCTCGCTTTATATTCCATTATCGTGGCAGGTTGATGACCAGATGTCGTCAATCTTCGGCGATGTTGAGATTAATGGCAGCTCTAATGGTGGCGGGCCAACGCTAGTATTAACCGGCAATAGTAAGTTTGGCGATGTCGAAATTAACTATGTGTAA
- the thiE gene encoding thiamine phosphate synthase, translated as MQKFNANILQAYFICGTQDLPAGKTLPEIVKEALEAGITAFQFRDKGPNSTLNDNERLPMARKLHELCQQYQVPFFIDDDVALAKAVNAEGIHVGQSDEAIQQVIDEVGGQMIVGYSCSTLAEIEAGNQIAGIDYYGSGPIFATQSKADADPVIGLNGLSESVTSSEHPIVAIGGITVKDLPDIAHTGAAGAAVISMIAQSSDINETVQAMLDAPWQ; from the coding sequence ATGCAAAAGTTTAATGCAAATATTCTTCAAGCTTACTTTATTTGTGGTACCCAAGATTTACCTGCTGGCAAAACCCTGCCGGAAATCGTTAAAGAAGCGCTAGAAGCTGGAATTACGGCTTTTCAATTTCGTGATAAGGGACCTAATTCAACTTTAAATGATAATGAGCGACTGCCAATGGCTCGCAAGTTGCATGAGCTTTGTCAACAATATCAAGTGCCCTTCTTTATTGATGATGATGTTGCTTTAGCCAAAGCAGTTAATGCCGAAGGAATCCATGTTGGTCAAAGTGATGAAGCCATCCAACAAGTAATTGACGAGGTCGGCGGCCAAATGATTGTGGGTTACTCCTGCTCGACTTTAGCAGAAATTGAAGCTGGCAATCAAATTGCAGGGATTGATTATTATGGCAGCGGACCGATTTTTGCGACCCAATCCAAGGCTGATGCTGACCCTGTAATTGGTCTTAATGGTCTTAGCGAATCGGTAACCAGCAGTGAGCATCCCATCGTTGCTATCGGTGGTATCACGGTAAAAGACCTGCCTGATATTGCTCATACTGGAGCCGCTGGTGCCGCAGTAATTTCAATGATTGCTCAAAGTAGCGATATTAATGAAACCGTTCAGGCAATGCTTGATGCACCGTGGCAATAA